One genomic segment of Paraburkholderia phymatum STM815 includes these proteins:
- a CDS encoding FAD-dependent oxidoreductase encodes MGVTREGEDAQRAAASEAPFSTLSTRRHQMFPELQPEEIKRLCKFGERRHFETGEMLFRTGSTGAGMMVVLSGAVKVYQRDGLGRELLINEHHKGSFLAEVGQLSGKPALIDAMALEPGEVLLISPERLRALIVAEAELGERIMRALILRRVGLIERGAGGPIIVGKSNDRRLVSLQGFLARNGHPHTVLDERDEDGLRVIEQFAAGPEDMPLVICPDGSVLRHPSDPELATCLGLIPDLDSEHVYDVAIVGAGPAGLATAVYAASEGLSVIVLDSRAPGGQAGASSRIENYLGFPTGISGQALAGRAFVQAQKFGAHVAIPVRVKHLHCEERPYRLELACQGSIRAQAIVIASGAVYRRPEIDGLDRFDGRGIYYWASPVEAKLCKREEIVLVGGGNSAGQGIVYLASHAKHIHVLIRRSGFESTMSRYLIDRISSLPNVTVYPGTEIGWLEGDEGGLAQIGLKRPCADGRDCFDSRHLFLFTGADPNTDWLRSCGVELDGKGFVLTGKDSACDLTTSVEGVYAIGDARAGSTKRVAAAVGEGAQVVAQIHQMLAERAGETVALGA; translated from the coding sequence ATGGGTGTAACGCGAGAGGGTGAAGACGCGCAACGCGCCGCCGCCAGTGAGGCGCCGTTCTCGACGCTGTCCACACGGCGCCACCAGATGTTCCCCGAACTCCAGCCGGAGGAAATCAAGCGGCTTTGCAAGTTCGGCGAACGTCGCCACTTCGAAACGGGCGAAATGCTGTTCCGCACGGGCAGCACCGGGGCGGGGATGATGGTGGTGCTGTCGGGCGCGGTGAAGGTGTATCAGCGCGACGGGCTCGGGCGCGAGCTGCTCATCAACGAACATCACAAGGGCTCGTTCCTCGCTGAAGTCGGGCAGTTGTCGGGCAAGCCGGCGTTGATCGACGCGATGGCGCTCGAACCCGGCGAGGTCCTGCTGATTTCGCCGGAACGTCTGCGCGCACTGATCGTCGCTGAAGCGGAACTCGGCGAGCGCATCATGCGTGCGCTGATCCTGCGCCGCGTCGGGCTGATCGAGCGCGGCGCCGGCGGGCCGATCATCGTCGGCAAGAGCAATGACCGGCGGCTGGTGTCGCTGCAAGGCTTCCTCGCGCGCAATGGCCATCCGCATACCGTGCTCGATGAACGCGATGAAGACGGGCTGCGCGTGATCGAGCAGTTCGCGGCGGGCCCGGAAGACATGCCACTGGTAATCTGTCCGGACGGCTCGGTGCTGCGCCACCCGAGCGACCCCGAACTGGCAACGTGTCTCGGGTTGATCCCCGATCTCGATTCCGAACACGTGTACGACGTGGCGATCGTCGGCGCGGGCCCGGCCGGGTTGGCGACGGCCGTGTATGCGGCGTCGGAAGGCTTGTCGGTGATCGTGCTCGACAGCCGTGCGCCCGGCGGTCAGGCGGGCGCCAGTTCGCGCATCGAGAACTACCTCGGCTTTCCGACGGGCATTTCCGGCCAGGCGCTCGCGGGCCGCGCGTTCGTGCAGGCGCAGAAGTTCGGCGCGCACGTCGCGATTCCCGTCAGGGTCAAGCATCTGCATTGCGAGGAACGTCCATACCGGCTCGAACTCGCCTGCCAGGGCAGCATCCGGGCGCAGGCAATCGTGATCGCGAGCGGCGCGGTCTACCGGCGCCCCGAGATCGACGGACTCGACCGGTTCGACGGGCGCGGCATCTATTATTGGGCGTCGCCTGTCGAAGCCAAACTCTGCAAGCGTGAAGAAATCGTGCTGGTCGGCGGCGGCAACTCCGCGGGACAGGGCATCGTCTATCTGGCGTCGCACGCAAAGCACATTCACGTGCTGATCCGCCGCAGCGGCTTCGAGTCGACGATGTCGCGCTATTTGATCGACCGGATCTCGTCGCTGCCGAATGTCACCGTCTACCCGGGCACGGAAATCGGCTGGCTGGAAGGCGATGAAGGCGGGCTCGCGCAGATCGGTTTGAAGCGCCCATGCGCCGACGGCCGCGACTGTTTTGATTCACGCCACCTGTTCCTGTTCACGGGCGCCGATCCAAACACGGACTGGCTGCGCTCGTGCGGCGTCGAACTGGACGGGAAGGGCTTCGTCCTGACCGGCAAAGATTCTGCGTGCGATCTGACCACATCCGTCGAAGGCGTCTACGCAATCGGCGACGCGCGCGCGGGGTCGACGAAGCGCGTGGCAGCGGCCGTCGGCGAAGGCGCGCAGGTCGTCGCGCAGATCCATCAGATGCTCGCGGAACGCGCGGGCGAAACAGTCGCGCTCGGCGCCTGA
- a CDS encoding methylated-DNA--[protein]-cysteine S-methyltransferase: MKQCMSMPSPLGDILLRAEDDALTGVFFIGQKYFPAADCALAAHGESRVLHQARAQLDEYFAGERTTFTLPLRMLGSAFQRDVWEQLVQIPYGETASYGAIAQRLGLPLAASRAVGSANGRNPISVVVPCHRVISSAGELTGYAGGLHRKEALLRLERPMSKAPQQLELLASG; encoded by the coding sequence ATGAAGCAATGCATGTCGATGCCAAGTCCGCTCGGCGACATTCTGCTGCGCGCCGAGGATGACGCGCTGACGGGCGTGTTCTTCATCGGGCAGAAGTATTTTCCGGCTGCCGACTGCGCGCTCGCCGCGCATGGCGAGTCGCGCGTGCTGCATCAGGCGCGAGCGCAGCTCGACGAATACTTCGCGGGTGAGCGCACGACGTTCACGCTGCCGCTGCGGATGCTCGGCAGCGCATTCCAGCGCGACGTGTGGGAACAGCTCGTGCAGATTCCATACGGCGAGACGGCCAGCTACGGCGCGATCGCGCAGCGGCTGGGCCTGCCGCTCGCGGCCTCGCGCGCGGTCGGCTCGGCCAACGGGCGCAATCCGATATCGGTCGTCGTGCCGTGCCACCGTGTGATTTCGAGCGCGGGCGAACTCACCGGTTACGCGGGCGGGTTGCATCGAAAGGAGGCGCTACTGAGGCTGGAGCGGCCGATGTCGAAAGCGCCTCAGCAGCTCGAGCTGCTGGCGTCCGGTTGA
- a CDS encoding methyl-accepting chemotaxis protein, giving the protein MRNNQPVTQNEYDYPSSQMLVSATDLKGKIQYCNPAFIAVSGYSRDELIGKPHNLIRHPDMPAEAFADMWATIGAGRPWSAFVKNRRKNGDYYWVRASVTPVVENGTPVGYLSVRVKPDREQIRAADALYAKIRAGEARGVRLHQGVVVRTGLLGKLGALMRLPVAVRATIGYMVAPVAMLAAGLAVWGGTPPLPFWIAFGVTAATSAAAAQLLSRHLGQPVDAMSSFATRMAAGDLTADLAIARHDDLGDVLQALNQLKANLAAIVFDVRAQIGGMLDAAHEISTGNVDLARRTEMQAASLEETAATMEQLTTTVQANADAAGRALDLVRDAQSASATGGKVAQQVEQTMAGITEASKRIADITGVIDGIAFQTNILALNAAVEAARAGEAGRSFAVVAGEVRMLAQRCAASAKEIKQVVDTTVNEVSQGTQLVARTTAQMAVIDQAVARVSSLIVEVANASSEQADGISQVNQAVSHLDSATQQNAALVEQAAATAQRLAEQADVLDEAVRLFSVAGAPAQSAKKQAVRTAAGLRNPAVSAHAAHREVEQDALV; this is encoded by the coding sequence ATGCGCAACAATCAGCCTGTCACCCAGAACGAGTACGACTATCCGTCCTCGCAAATGCTCGTTTCCGCAACCGATCTCAAAGGCAAGATCCAGTATTGCAATCCCGCGTTCATCGCCGTGTCCGGATATTCGCGCGACGAACTGATCGGCAAGCCGCACAACCTGATCCGCCATCCCGACATGCCCGCCGAAGCCTTCGCCGACATGTGGGCGACGATCGGCGCCGGCCGGCCGTGGTCGGCGTTCGTCAAGAACCGCCGCAAGAACGGCGACTACTACTGGGTGCGCGCGAGCGTTACGCCCGTCGTCGAGAACGGCACGCCCGTCGGTTACCTGAGCGTGCGCGTCAAACCGGATCGCGAGCAGATTCGCGCGGCCGATGCGCTATACGCGAAGATCCGCGCGGGTGAAGCGCGCGGCGTGCGGCTGCATCAGGGCGTCGTCGTGCGCACGGGTCTGCTGGGCAAGCTGGGCGCGCTGATGCGCCTGCCCGTCGCCGTGCGTGCGACGATCGGCTACATGGTCGCGCCCGTTGCAATGCTGGCGGCAGGTCTCGCGGTCTGGGGCGGCACGCCGCCGCTGCCGTTCTGGATCGCGTTCGGCGTGACGGCCGCGACCAGCGCCGCCGCGGCGCAACTGCTGTCGCGCCATCTCGGTCAGCCGGTCGACGCGATGTCGTCGTTCGCCACGCGCATGGCCGCGGGCGACCTGACCGCCGATCTGGCGATTGCACGTCACGACGACCTCGGCGACGTGCTGCAGGCGCTCAATCAGCTGAAGGCGAACCTCGCGGCGATCGTATTCGACGTGCGTGCGCAAATCGGCGGAATGCTCGACGCCGCACACGAGATTTCGACAGGCAACGTCGATCTCGCGCGCCGTACGGAAATGCAGGCGGCATCGCTGGAAGAAACGGCAGCAACGATGGAGCAACTGACGACCACCGTGCAGGCGAACGCCGATGCGGCGGGGCGCGCGCTCGATCTCGTGCGGGACGCGCAATCGGCGTCCGCGACGGGCGGCAAGGTCGCGCAGCAGGTCGAGCAGACGATGGCAGGCATCACCGAGGCGTCGAAGCGGATCGCCGACATCACGGGCGTGATCGACGGCATCGCATTCCAGACCAATATTCTCGCGCTCAACGCCGCCGTCGAAGCGGCGCGCGCAGGCGAGGCCGGCCGCTCGTTCGCCGTCGTCGCGGGCGAAGTGCGCATGCTCGCGCAACGCTGCGCGGCATCGGCAAAGGAAATCAAGCAGGTGGTCGATACGACCGTGAACGAGGTCTCACAGGGCACGCAACTCGTTGCGCGCACCACCGCACAGATGGCTGTGATCGATCAGGCCGTGGCGCGGGTGTCGTCGCTGATCGTCGAAGTGGCGAACGCGAGCAGCGAACAGGCCGACGGCATCAGCCAGGTCAATCAGGCCGTGTCGCATCTGGACAGCGCGACGCAGCAGAACGCCGCGCTGGTCGAGCAGGCCGCGGCGACGGCGCAACGTCTCGCGGAACAGGCCGACGTGCTCGATGAAGCGGTGCGTCTGTTCAGCGTGGCGGGCGCGCCCGCACAAAGCGCGAAGAAGCAGGCGGTGCGCACGGCGGCGGGGCTGCGCAACCCCGCCGTATCCGCGCACGCAGCTCACCGGGAAGTCGAACAGGACGCATTGGTCTGA
- a CDS encoding DedA family protein/thiosulfate sulfurtransferase GlpE → MLHDLVEQYGPAIVFVNVLAASIGLPVPAMPALVLFGAMAAMHPGSVGTQVLPVLVLAVFATLIGDSAWFAAGRIYGGNTLKTLCKLSLSRDTCVKKTERFFGRWGVRVLAVAKFVPGLSIVSIPMAGAMGTPYRTFLAYDSIGATLWSGLGLVLGVVFAQQIDMLFAGASRLGKLTAVVVVVLLAVYCTYRWYRRRQLIKKLATARMDVDELYNLMLDKRSPVLFDIRSQEKRALDPFVIPGSVFADERQLEEIVAKYPRDQKLVIYCSCPNEVSAAWMAKQLTEAGFQDVIPLRGGLDAWRDAGRQLEPLAEELAPAVAVGITPKTV, encoded by the coding sequence ATGCTACATGATCTCGTCGAGCAGTACGGGCCTGCCATCGTATTCGTCAATGTGCTCGCCGCGTCGATCGGGCTGCCCGTGCCCGCGATGCCCGCCCTCGTGCTGTTCGGCGCGATGGCCGCGATGCACCCCGGTTCCGTCGGCACACAGGTGTTGCCGGTGCTCGTGCTCGCCGTGTTCGCCACGCTGATCGGCGACAGCGCGTGGTTCGCGGCCGGCCGCATCTACGGCGGCAACACGCTGAAGACGCTCTGCAAGCTGTCGCTGTCGCGCGATACCTGCGTGAAGAAGACCGAGCGCTTCTTCGGCCGCTGGGGCGTGCGCGTGCTGGCCGTGGCGAAGTTCGTGCCGGGCCTGTCGATCGTCTCCATTCCGATGGCGGGCGCGATGGGCACGCCGTACCGCACTTTCCTCGCGTACGACAGCATCGGCGCGACGCTCTGGTCGGGTCTCGGCCTCGTGCTCGGCGTCGTATTCGCACAGCAGATCGACATGCTGTTCGCCGGCGCGAGCCGGCTCGGCAAGCTGACAGCCGTGGTGGTCGTGGTGCTGCTGGCCGTCTATTGCACATATCGCTGGTATCGGCGCCGTCAGTTGATCAAGAAGCTCGCAACGGCACGCATGGACGTCGACGAACTGTACAACCTGATGCTCGACAAGCGCTCGCCCGTGCTGTTCGACATCCGCTCGCAGGAAAAGCGCGCGCTCGATCCGTTCGTGATTCCCGGGTCGGTGTTCGCGGACGAACGCCAGCTCGAAGAAATCGTCGCGAAGTATCCGCGCGACCAGAAGCTCGTGATCTATTGCTCCTGTCCAAACGAGGTATCGGCGGCATGGATGGCGAAGCAATTGACGGAAGCCGGCTTCCAGGACGTGATTCCGCTGCGCGGCGGTCTCGACGCTTGGCGCGACGCGGGCCGCCAGCTCGAGCCGCTCGCCGAGGAACTGGCGCCGGCCGTCGCCGTCGGCATCACGCCGAAGACAGTCTGA
- a CDS encoding winged helix-turn-helix domain-containing protein, with amino-acid sequence MITLPLSAARTLHLAAQGLLAPPRRKATKADVLDAIRQMAQLQIDTIHVVARSPYLVLFSRLGAYQRQWLDEHLAEGALFEYWSHEACFLPIEDYGLMRHRMLDPSDMGWKYAADWHTQYRSEIDELLAQIRAMGPVRSADFAREAGKGNGWWDWKPEKRHLEVLFAIGELMVAERRNFQRVYDVTERVLPHWNDARDLQPADTVAGELLRRTCRALGVVRADWVADYYRMPRRPYADALQQLADAGELTPVSVEGWKQPTFVHRDFAPMIDTASNGQLSSTVTTLLSPFDPVVWDRKRAAALFDFDYVIECYVPAAKRRYGYYVLPILHRGKLIGRVDAKAHRANGVFELKALHLEPGVRVSGRLIADLRRALLRCAEWHGTPQLQITSAPDGLAAALAATGD; translated from the coding sequence GTGATCACACTGCCCCTCTCTGCCGCCCGCACTCTGCATCTGGCCGCGCAAGGCCTGCTCGCGCCCCCGCGCCGCAAGGCGACCAAAGCCGATGTGCTCGACGCCATCCGGCAGATGGCGCAATTGCAGATCGACACCATTCATGTCGTCGCGCGCAGTCCGTATCTCGTGTTGTTCAGCCGGCTCGGCGCGTATCAGCGCCAATGGCTCGACGAGCATCTCGCTGAAGGCGCGCTCTTCGAATACTGGTCGCACGAAGCGTGTTTTTTGCCCATCGAGGATTACGGCCTGATGCGTCACCGGATGCTCGATCCGAGCGACATGGGCTGGAAATACGCCGCCGACTGGCACACGCAATACCGCTCGGAGATAGACGAGCTCCTTGCGCAGATTCGCGCCATGGGGCCCGTCCGCTCGGCGGATTTCGCCCGCGAAGCGGGCAAAGGCAATGGCTGGTGGGACTGGAAACCGGAGAAGCGGCATCTCGAAGTGCTGTTCGCGATCGGCGAACTGATGGTCGCGGAGCGGCGCAATTTTCAACGCGTGTACGACGTGACTGAGCGCGTGCTGCCACACTGGAACGATGCGCGCGACCTGCAACCGGCCGACACCGTCGCGGGCGAACTGCTGCGGCGCACCTGTCGTGCGCTGGGCGTGGTGCGCGCGGACTGGGTCGCGGATTACTACCGGATGCCGCGCCGCCCGTACGCCGACGCGCTCCAGCAGCTCGCCGACGCAGGCGAACTGACGCCCGTGAGCGTCGAAGGATGGAAGCAGCCGACCTTCGTGCATCGCGACTTCGCGCCGATGATCGACACTGCCTCCAACGGGCAGTTGTCATCGACAGTCACGACGCTTTTGTCGCCGTTCGATCCCGTCGTCTGGGACCGCAAGCGCGCGGCGGCCCTGTTCGATTTCGATTACGTGATCGAATGCTACGTGCCCGCCGCGAAGCGCAGATATGGCTATTACGTGCTGCCGATCCTGCATCGCGGCAAGTTGATCGGGCGCGTCGATGCGAAGGCGCATCGCGCGAACGGCGTGTTCGAATTAAAGGCGCTGCATCTGGAGCCCGGCGTGCGCGTGAGCGGGCGGCTCATAGCAGACTTGCGGCGCGCGCTGCTGCGCTGCGCCGAGTGGCACGGCACGCCGCAACTGCAGATCACATCGGCACCGGACGGACTGGCAGCAGCCCTCGCCGCCACTGGCGACTAA
- a CDS encoding NHL repeat-containing protein — protein MTVKVSTRFAAVLIALGSLISIGAAAQSQLTYTTSWIGNTFGFGDGKWMQQDIQAINVAPDGTVFTNSPWDESGSEIAAYKNGDKIAVAGATHGWGAAGGDAIASNHTYVYAAMSIGNQNNRLVGADYPPAGTTWFGITRRLLSNIAVGAPFDSGIGNSANTTKNSFLRVNAIATGTDAGLRGLAATDAELYASDTYGNQIIVFDANTMRRLRSWSVAAPGRIAIDTDSSVWVMSGVGTASISVLHYSSTGAPLPGTVALPTGAVPADIAISPAGQILIADNGARQQVLVYAKTASGATQQTGVLGTLYGIFHDPKGTPGAWRFNGVTGVGFDQAGNFFVAQNGEGPRPLASATVGQGAVLESYKYPTRSLNWQLQGLTFVDAAAFDPASPNSVYTGSKRFTMDYAQPPGHEWKYAGFTLDRFDFPDDPAFHQPRGVRGEPMVRRINGQPYLFTLDPGAHYLNVYRFDAAHDEVAIPSGLLAQNPLPGSWPAGQPTYGEWMWRDTDGDGHVDASEITGNPSTGSTVGNGFWWVDAPGNVWLATPASGIREMPLQGFDSVGNPVYTYASSKMFPMPAPFSRIARIVYIAGTDTMYVSGYTSSLPWDATHWKEAGRILVRYDNWSSGTPTPVYTIELPWNASSNPQVTPVGVAVADDYVFVAELYTPKVDVYDARSGQMVGYMTPGAAVGNTTGWVDVYLGISAVRRDNGEYVVLLEDDARAKILMYRWTP, from the coding sequence ATGACCGTGAAAGTTTCGACGCGCTTCGCTGCCGTGCTGATTGCGCTTGGCAGCCTGATTTCGATTGGCGCTGCTGCGCAATCGCAATTGACCTACACCACCTCCTGGATAGGCAATACCTTCGGCTTCGGCGATGGCAAATGGATGCAACAGGACATTCAGGCAATTAACGTCGCGCCCGATGGAACGGTATTCACCAATTCGCCGTGGGACGAAAGCGGAAGCGAGATCGCCGCATATAAAAATGGAGACAAGATTGCCGTCGCGGGTGCGACGCATGGATGGGGCGCAGCGGGCGGCGACGCGATCGCATCGAATCACACGTACGTCTACGCGGCGATGTCGATCGGCAATCAGAACAACCGGCTGGTCGGCGCGGATTATCCGCCAGCCGGGACGACGTGGTTCGGCATCACGCGCCGCCTGCTCTCGAACATTGCCGTGGGCGCACCGTTCGACAGCGGTATCGGCAACAGCGCAAACACCACCAAGAACAGCTTTCTGCGCGTCAACGCAATCGCGACGGGCACGGATGCGGGCCTTCGCGGGCTGGCGGCGACGGACGCCGAACTGTATGCGTCGGACACTTACGGCAACCAGATCATCGTGTTCGACGCGAACACGATGCGCCGCTTGCGTTCATGGAGCGTCGCGGCACCCGGACGCATCGCGATCGATACCGATTCATCCGTCTGGGTCATGAGCGGCGTCGGCACGGCGAGCATCAGCGTGCTGCATTATTCGTCGACGGGCGCGCCGCTGCCGGGCACGGTCGCGTTGCCCACTGGCGCTGTGCCGGCGGACATCGCCATTTCTCCCGCAGGACAGATTCTGATCGCCGATAACGGCGCGAGGCAGCAAGTGCTCGTCTACGCCAAAACGGCATCGGGCGCGACGCAGCAGACGGGCGTGCTCGGCACGTTGTATGGCATCTTCCACGACCCGAAGGGCACACCCGGCGCGTGGCGCTTCAACGGCGTCACGGGTGTGGGTTTCGACCAGGCGGGAAACTTCTTCGTCGCGCAGAACGGCGAAGGGCCGCGCCCGCTCGCGTCGGCGACGGTCGGGCAGGGTGCCGTGCTCGAGAGCTACAAATATCCCACGCGCAGCCTGAACTGGCAGTTGCAAGGGCTGACGTTCGTCGATGCCGCGGCCTTCGATCCCGCGTCGCCGAACAGCGTCTACACCGGCTCAAAGCGCTTCACGATGGACTATGCACAGCCGCCGGGGCACGAATGGAAATACGCAGGCTTCACGCTGGACCGTTTCGATTTCCCCGACGATCCCGCGTTTCATCAGCCGCGCGGCGTGCGCGGTGAACCGATGGTGCGGCGGATCAACGGCCAGCCGTATCTGTTCACACTCGATCCGGGCGCGCACTACCTGAATGTATATCGCTTCGATGCCGCGCACGACGAAGTCGCGATTCCGTCCGGTCTCCTCGCGCAGAATCCGCTGCCGGGCAGCTGGCCCGCCGGCCAGCCGACATATGGCGAATGGATGTGGCGCGATACGGACGGCGACGGCCATGTCGACGCCAGCGAGATCACGGGTAATCCGTCGACGGGCAGCACCGTCGGAAACGGCTTCTGGTGGGTCGATGCGCCGGGCAATGTGTGGCTCGCGACGCCCGCGAGCGGCATCCGCGAAATGCCGTTGCAGGGCTTCGATAGCGTCGGCAATCCCGTCTATACGTATGCAAGCTCGAAGATGTTTCCGATGCCCGCGCCGTTCAGTCGCATCGCGCGGATTGTCTATATCGCCGGGACTGACACGATGTATGTATCCGGCTACACGAGCAGCCTGCCGTGGGACGCGACGCACTGGAAAGAGGCGGGACGCATCCTCGTGCGCTACGACAACTGGAGTTCGGGCACACCCACTCCCGTCTACACGATCGAACTGCCGTGGAATGCGAGCAGCAACCCGCAAGTGACACCCGTTGGCGTGGCCGTGGCGGACGACTATGTGTTTGTCGCCGAGTTGTACACGCCGAAGGTCGATGTGTATGACGCACGTTCGGGACAGATGGTCGGCTACATGACGCCTGGCGCCGCGGTCGGCAATACGACGGGCTGGGTCGATGTGTATCTCGGCATCAGCGCGGTGCGGCGCGACAACGGCGAGTATGTGGTGCTGCTGGAAGACGACGCGCGCGCGAAAATTCTGATGTATCGCTGGACGCCCTGA
- a CDS encoding LysE family translocator, which produces MLSTSDTALLALGITIVLLTPGPTNTLLAAAGLRQGARRSLPLIGAELAGYFVSISVWGRFIVHAAHTLPWLPSALRVASGLYIAYLAIDMWRAAVALPDSAPRTSGPRALFVATLLNPKALLFAGTIFPAIAFENAGCYAFAMSLFACLLLPIAFAWISFGAALGSGKLRWLDPVKIQRAASIVLGMFSLSLAWAALH; this is translated from the coding sequence ATGCTTTCCACTTCCGATACCGCGCTTCTCGCGCTCGGCATCACGATCGTGCTGCTGACGCCAGGCCCGACGAACACGCTGCTGGCGGCCGCCGGTTTGCGCCAGGGCGCGCGCCGCTCGTTGCCGCTGATCGGCGCGGAACTGGCCGGCTACTTCGTGTCGATCTCGGTCTGGGGCCGTTTCATCGTCCACGCGGCGCATACGCTGCCGTGGCTGCCTTCCGCGCTGCGCGTTGCGAGCGGTCTGTACATCGCGTATCTCGCCATCGATATGTGGCGCGCCGCCGTCGCGTTGCCCGACTCGGCGCCGCGCACGAGCGGTCCGCGCGCGCTGTTCGTCGCGACGCTGCTGAATCCGAAGGCGTTGCTGTTCGCGGGTACGATCTTCCCTGCAATTGCGTTCGAGAATGCTGGCTGCTATGCGTTCGCGATGTCACTCTTCGCATGCCTGCTCCTGCCTATCGCGTTCGCGTGGATCAGCTTCGGCGCGGCGCTTGGCAGCGGCAAGCTGAGATGGCTCGATCCCGTAAAGATCCAGCGCGCGGCGTCGATTGTGCTGGGGATGTTCTCATTGTCGCTCGCGTGGGCTGCGCTGCACTGA